The Streptomyces sp. NBC_00454 DNA segment GTCGGCCTCGACCTCAAGGCCGAGGTCCCCGGCTACGGCACGGTCACCTACGACCTCGCCTACGGCGGCAACTTCTACGCCTTCGTCGAACTCGACTCCCTCGGCCTCCCCTTCGACCGGGAGCGCAAGGAGGACCTGATCGCCGCGGGCCTCGCCGTCATGGACGCGATCAACGCCTCCGACGACCGGCCCACCCACCCCGAGAACCCGGCGATCGGCGGGGTCAAGCACGTCTACCTCGCCGCCCCGGGCTCCGACGCCCACCGCTCCCGGCACGCGATGGCCATCCACCCCGGCTGGTTCGACCGCTCGCCCTGCGGTACGGGAACCAGCGCGCGCATGGCGCAGCTGCACGCCCGGGGGCTGCTGCCCCTGGACACCGACTTCGTCAACGAGTCCTTCATCGGGACCGAGTTCACGGGCCGCCTCGTCGGCGAGACCACCGTGGCCGGGATCCCGGCCGTCGTGCCCACCGTCACCGGGCGGGCCTGGATCACCGGCACCGCCCAGTACTTCCTCGACCCGTCCGACCCCTTCCCCGGAGGGTTCCTGCTGTGACCGCCACCCCCGAGTCCGCCCCGGCCTCGGCCTCGGCCTCCGCGCCCACCGTCGTCCGCACCGCCGACTACCACACCGCCGGGGAGCCGTTCCGGATCGTCGACACCCTCGACACCTTCTCCGGGGGTCTGCCCCCCGCCCCCGGCGACACCGTCGCCGAGCGCTGCGCCACCGCCATCGGGCCGGGCGGCTCCGGCACCGCGCCGAGGCGGGGCGCCCTGGACGACGTACGGCGGCTGCTGGTGCAGGAGCCGCGCGGGCACGCCGGGATGTACGGGGGGTTCGTGGTGCCGCCCGACGACGACGGGGCCCACTTCGGGGTGCTGTTCTGGCACAAGGACGGCTACTCCACCGCCTGCGGCCACGGCACCATGGCGCTCGGCGCCTGGGCCGTGGACACCGGCCGGGTCCCCGCGCCCGCGGACGGGGACGTGCCCGTACGGATCGACGTGCCCTCGGGGCGGGTCGGCGCGACCGTGCACCGCGCCGGGGGCCGCACCACCGGGGTCACCTTCCGCAACGTCCCGGCCCGCACCAGCGCCCGCAAGGTGCCCGTCGCCACCACCCTGGGCCTGGCCGAGGTGGACATCGCGCACGCCGGGGCCTGCTACGCCTCCGTCGCGGCGCGGGACCTCGGCCTGGAGGTGACCCGGGCCTGTCTGCCCTCGCTGGCGCGGGCCGGAGTGGAGATCCGGGCCGCGCTCGCCACCCACCCGGGGACCTGGCACCCGGGCGGGCCGCTGCTCTCCGGGGTCTACGGGGTGATCTTCTACGAGGAACTGCCCGACACCCCCTTCGGCCCGCACCAGCGCAACGTCACGGTCTTCGCCGACGGGCAGATCGACCGGTCGCCCTGTGGCTCCGGCACCTCGGCCCGGCTCGCGCTGCTGGCCGAGGACGGGCGGCTGGGGGCGGGGGACGACCTGCTGCACGAGTCGGTGACCGGCACGGTGTTCACCGGCCGCGTCGCCTCGGCCACCCCGGCCGGGCTGGTCACGGAGGTCACCGGAGCCGCGTACCGCACCGGCGAGCACACCTTCACCGTGGACCCGTACGACGCCCTCGGCACCGGGTTCCTGCTGTGACGCGGAATGCTGGGATCCGGCAGTTCTCGGCGGCCGAGACGGCCGGGCTCCTGGGCCCGGCCGCCGCCGCGGACGCGCTGGCCGGCGTACTGCGGGCCGGGCTGGACCCGGAGGGCTGTCCGCCGCGCGGGGCCGTGGCGGTGCCGGGCGGCGGGGAGCTGCTGGTGATGCCTGCCGCGGCCGGGGCCTACGCGGGAGTGAAGATCGCGGGGGTCGCGCCGGGGAACCCGGCGCGCGGCCTGCCCCGGATCACCGGCACCTACCTTCTCCTGGACGGGCCCACCCTGCACCCGCTGGCCCTGTTCGACGGGGCGGCGCTGACCACCCTGCGCACCCCGGCGGTCTCGGCGCTCGCGCTGCGCCACCTGGTCCCGGACGGCCGGCCGCTGCGGCTGCTGCTCTTCGGCTCGGGGCCGCAGGCGTACGGGCACCTCGAAGCGGTGCTGGCGACGCGCCGGTTGGCGGAGGTGGTGGTCGTGGCGCGCACGGGATCTCCGAAAAGCGCCGAGGGTGCCGGGAAACTGGCCGCGCACGCCCGGGGACTGGGGGTCCCGGCCCGGGAGGGGGTGGCGGCCGAGGTGGCCGACGCCGACCTGGTGATCTGCTGCACCACGGCCCGCGAACCCCTTTTCGACGGACGGCTGATCGCACCGGGCGCCACCGTCGTGGCGGTCGGCTCGCACGAGCCCGAGGCCCGGGAGGTGGACACGGCCCTGGTCAGGCGGGCGGCCGTGTACGTGGAATCGCGTGCTGCGGCCCTGCGCGAGGCGGGGGACCTGCTGGTTCCGGAGGCGGAGGGGGCCATCGGACCCGGCCACATCACGGGCACCCTGGCCGAGTTGGTGGCGGGCCGGCTCGCGGTCGGCGCGGCGGCGAGTTGTCCACAGCTCTTCAAGAGTGTGGGCATGGCCTGGGAAGATCTCGCTGTGGCGGTCGCGCTGTTCGAGGCCGCAGGAGGCGGCGTCCAGTGAGAAGCGTGCGCAACGTGACATTGTACGCTGTTCCTCCGCACGCCAATGGTGTGAGCGGTCTCGGAGGAAATGCAATGGGTGACCTGAAGCAGCACAGTCTCATCAAGGCTCAGGAACGGCTCCGCGATCAGGTCGGCCACGCCCTCCGAGCGGCCCTGATAGCGGGCGAACTGCGCCCCGGCAGCGTCTACTCCGCCCCCGGCCTCGCGGCCGAGCTCGGCGTCTCCGCCACCCCGGTGCGCGAGGCCATGCTCGACCTGGCCCGCGAAGGCCTGGTCGAGCCGGTCCGCAACAAGGGATTCCGCATCACCGAGGTCAGCGAGCGCGACCTCGACCAGTACACCGAATTGCGCACGATGATCGAGGTCCCGACCATCGGCCGGATCACCAAGATCGCGACCCCGGCGCAGCTCGAGGCCCTGCGCCCGATCGCCGAGGAGATCGTGACGAGCGCCCGGGAGCACAACCTCATCGGGTACCTGGAGGCCGACCGCCGCTTCCACCTGTCCCTGCTGGCCCTCGCGGGCAACGACCGCCTGGTCGAAACGGTCGGCGACCTGCGCAAGCGCTCCCGCCTGTACGGGCTGACCGGCCTGGACGAGGCCGGCAAGCTGGTCTCTTCCGCCGAGGAGCACATCGAGCTGCTCGACCTGATGCTCACCGGCGACTCGGAGGCGGCCGAAGCCTGCATGACCCGCCACCTGGGCCACGTCCGCTCCCTCTGGGCCCAGGGCCGCGACGAACCGGTGGGCCGCACCCCGGGCGGCCTGGGCTCGGGCGCCCTGGGCTCGACGGGCTGACCCGGCGGAGGCTCCGCTACGGCGTGCCCGCGCCCGACGGCTCCGTCCCCCGGGCGGCGGCCAGGTCGAGCACCGCGCGCATCGCCTCCACCGGCAGCCGGGGCGAGGCGGCGGCGGCTGCCACCACGGACTCCGAGGCGTCGCCGAGCAGGCGCAGCAGGGTGTCCGGCGCTGTCCGGGGGTCCTTGGCGACGGTCTGCCGGACTGTATGGGCCGCATCTGCCGCCAGGCATTCCCGCAAGGCGGCCGGCAGGTCCGGGTCGCGCAGGGCGAGGACGCGCATGCGCGCGTCTGGGTCGGCGGCGAACCGTCGGAGAGTCTCGGGCGGGAACGCGAAGTAATCCGCGGGGCGCTCCGGGAACTTCGACCGTCCGTGGCGCCGCTCGATGTCCTCGGCGGTGGCGAGGTCCACATCGGGGGTTCGTGACAGAGCAATCATGCGGGTCGTCGGGTCCTCGTCCGCGAGCATCCGCCTCAGCAGTGCGGCCGGCAGCCGATCGCTGCGGGCCGCCGCGCGCCGCATGCCCCGGGACGGGGACGTGGCGTGGGGGACGGGATCGTCCTCGATCCAGGGATAGGGCTCCATGTCCAGGAAGATGAGGACGATTTCGCAGAAGAGGTCGTCCTCCTCCGCGTTCTCCCAGTCCTCGTCGGACCGACGGGCTCCTGCCGTCAGCCACGCGTGGATCTCCGTGCGGAGTTCCGGCGGGGTGTCGGCGCGGGCGAAGACCTTCCCCCGGACGTCGGGGCTCGGGTCGCGCGCGAGCAGGTCCCGCAGCTCCGTCGGTAGTGCTGGGTGGGCGGCGAGTTCCGCGCGTACTTCCTCGTTGGGGTCGGTTGCCAGGGCTGCCGCCATGTCGGGGTCCAGGTCGAGGAATCGTATGACGGTCTTGCGGGTAGCCCGGTCGGCCAGCAGGGCCGCATGCAGGTCGGGGGGTGGCCGGTGTCGACAGGCGGCGGTCCGAACCGCCGTATCGGTATCGGTGAGGAGCCTTCGCAGGACGTCCTCGGGCAGTTCCACCCCGCCCCGGGCGAGTGCCTCGCGTACCTGGGCGTCGGCGTCTGCGGCCAGCACGGCCAGGGACTCGGCCTTCAGGTCGGGGAGCCCCGCGAGGGCTGTCCGCTCCGCCTCGGGACCGGCGGCGGGCAGAGCCTGGCGTCCGTAGCCGGCGGCCTCCACCTTCGCCCGCGCCGCTCGCACCTTCGGGTCCGGGTCGGCGGCCAGCCGTGCGGCGAACTCCGGCGGCAGTGCCTCGGCGTGCGCGAGTGCTTCGTCTGCGCCGTGCACCAGGAACGCCTCGCACAGGGCCGGGCTCAGGGCAATCCCCTTGCGGCGGGCCAGTGGGAGCGGGGCCATCCGGTAGGGCAGCAGTCGCACCGCGAGTTCTTCCGGGAGGGCAGGGTTCCGGGCCAGCCCTTTCAGCACCTCAGCCAGGTGCACGAGCGCGGGCAGCGCAGGCAGCCGTGTCGGATCCATGGCGGGAGCATAGGCGGCCCCAACGCCCCTCCGTCCGCTCGGATTTGGACACGGCTGGATAACGGCCGCTCCGACCCCTTGTCAGTACAATTTCACATTACTATGTTACCGGTCACACTATAGAGCGCGGCCCTTCACTGGAGTGACCCATGACCAAGCGCACCCAACTCGCCCTCGCCACCGCCCTGGTGGCCGTACTCGCACTCGGTGCCTCGGGATGCTCCGACCCCAAGAAGGGCTCCGCCGGAGGCGGTGGTGCCTCCAATCCCGCCGCCGCCAACGACGGGAAGATCCTCGGCGGGACCCCCGTCAAGGGCGGCACGCTCACCGTCCTGTCCAACCAGGACTTCGCCCACCTCGACCCCGCCCGCAACTGGGTGATGCCGACGATGGACTTCGGCACCCGCCTCCTCTACCGCACCCTCGTCACCTTCAAGGCCGAGCCCGGAAAGGGCGGCAGCGAGCTCGTACCCGACCTCGCCACCGACCTCGGCACCCCCTCCAACGGCGGCCGGACCTGGACGTTCACCCTCAAGGAGGGCCTGAAGTACGAGGACGGCTCGGCCATCAGGGCCCAGGACATCAAGTACAACGTCGAGCGCTCCTTCGCCCCCGACCTCACCGGCGGCCCCGACTACGCGGCCCAGTACCTGGCCGGCACCGACGGCTACAAGGGCCCGCTCCAGGGCAAGCACCTCGACTCCGTGAAGACCCCCGACGACCGCACGATCGTCTTCGAACTGAAGCGTCCCGTAGCCGAGTTCTCCGCCACCGCCACCCTCCCCACCTTCGCGCCCGTCCCCGAAGCGCAGGAGAAGGGCACGCAGTACGACGCCCGGCCGTTCTCCTCCGGCCCGTACAAGATCGAGTCGTACGACCGGGACAAGAAGCTCGTCCTGGTCCGCAACGAGCACTGGGACGCCAAGACGGACACCGTCCGCAAGGCCTACCCGGACAAGTTCGTCGTGGTCATGGGCCTCAAGGGCGGCCAGATCGACGACCGGATCATCGCCTCCGAGGGCGCCGACGGCTCCAGCGTCCAGTGGTCCGACATGCGGCCCGAGAGCGCCCCCAAGGTGCTGCCGAAGCCGGAGATCAAGCAGCGGCTGCTGGCCGAGTCGCAGGGCTGTACCGAGATGCTCCAGATGAACAACTCCCGCGCCCCCTTCGACGACCCGAAGGTCCGCGAGGCGATGCAGTACGCCATCGACAAGGAGGCCGTGATCACCGCGGACGGCGGTCCGGCCCTCAACGAGGTCGCCACCGCCTACCTGCCCCCGGCCCTCTCCGGCGGCAAGCAGGCCGACACGCTGAAGATCGCGCCGTCCGGCGACCCGGCCAAGGCCAAGGAACTGCTCAAGGCCGCGGGCAAGGAGACCCTGAAGGTCTCCCTCGCCGTCTCCACCGGGGACAAGGGCCAGGCGGAGGCCGTCCAGCAGAGCCTGGGCCGCGCGGGCATCGAGGTGGTCATCGACACCGTCGACCCGGGCGCGTACTACGACGTCATCGGTGACACCACCACCGCGCCCGACCTCGTCCTGTCCGGCTGGTGCCCCGACTACCCCTCCGGCTCCACCTTCCTGCCCTTCGTCTTCGACGGCCGCACCATCAAGGCCAAGGGCAACTCCGGCAACTACTCACAGTTCCGCGACGACGCCACGATGAAGCGGATCGACGAGATCAACGCGATGGCCGACGCCAAGCAGGCCAACCAGGCCTGGATCGACCTCGACGCCGAGCTCATGAAGAAGTCCCCGGCCGTCCCCGTCCTGCTGGAGCGCAAGCCGCTGCTCGTCGGCACCAACATCGCGGGCGCCTTCGGCCACCCGGTGTGGGTCGGCCAGATCGACTACGCGACGGTCGGCCTCAAGGACCCCGCCAAGAGCCAGAACCAGGGCTGATCATGACCGCCGCCATCGCCGCCCCGTCCAAGGACGCGGCGGCGGTCGCGGAGGTACCTCCGGGCAGCAGCCCCTGGCAGCTCGCCCGGCGGGAACTCCGCCGCCGCCCCGCCGTCCGCGTCAGCCTCTGCGTCGTCCTCCTCTTCGTCCTGATGGCCGCCACCGCCCCCTGGCTGGGTGCGCTCGGCGGCTGGTCCCCGGAGGAGTTCGACAAGTCCGCCATCGACCCCTACCTGGGCGGCCAGCCGCTGGGCTCCTTCGGCGGGATCAGCCCCGAGCACTGGCTCGGCGTGGAACCCGTCACCGGCCGCGACCTGTTCGCCCGGGTGGTCTCCGGCGCCCAGGTCTCGCTCCTCATCGCCTTCGCCGCCACCGCCATCGTCGTCATCACGGGCACGGCCGCCGGAATCGCCGCCGGCTACTTCGGCGGCCGCACCGACGCCGTCCTGTCCCGCCTGATGGACCTGACGATGTCCTTCCCGTCCCTCATCTTCATGATCGCGATGCTGTCCGTGGCCAAGGACGTCAACCGCATCCTCCTCATGACCGCCGTCATCGGCCTCTTCGGCTGGCCCGGCGTCGCCCGCGTGGTGCGGGGCCAGGCCCTGTCCCTCAGACACCGCGAGTACGTGGACGCCGCCCGCGTCGGCGGCGCGAGCTCCTGGCGGATCCTGACCCGGGACATCCTCCCGGGGGTCTCCGGACCGGTCATCGCCTACACCACCCTGCTCATCCCCGGCATGATCAGCACCGAGGCCGCCCTGAGCTACCTCGGCGTGGGCGTCCGCCCGCCGACCCCCTCCTGGGGCCAGATGATCGCCGAGTCCGTGGCCTTCTACGAGACCGATCCCATGTACTTCGTCATCCCCAGCCTCTTCCTCTTCCTCGCCGTGCTCGCCTTCACCCTCCTCGGCGACGCCCTGCGCGACATCCTCGACCCGAGGGGCGCCCGGACGTGATCCTCTACTTCCTGCGCCGCGTGCTCGCCCTCGCCGGGGTGCTGCTCGCCATCGCCGCCGTCACCTTCCTCATCTTCTACGTGCTCCCCTCCGACCCGGCCGCGGCCGCCTGCGGAAAGACCTGCAGCGCCGAGCGGCTGGCCGACGTACGCGCGTACCTCGGCCTCGACCGGCCCCTGTGGAGCCAGTTCGGCGACTTCCTCACCGGGATCTTCACCGGCCGCACCCTCGGCACCGGCCAGTACGCCGTGCAGTGCGACTTCCCCTGCCTGGGCTACTCCTACGAGAACTCCCTGCCCGTCTGGGACCTGCTCATGGACCGCCTCCCGGTCTCCGCCTCCCTCGCCGTGGGCGCGGCCGCCCTCTGGCTCGTCCTCGGCCTCGGCGCCGGGGTCACCGCCGCGCTGCGCAAGGACACCGCCACCGACAAGGTCCTCATGGTCGGAGCGGTCGCCGCCGCCTCCCTGCCCGTCTACTTCACCTCGGTGATGCTGATCTACGGGGTCATCCGCATCGCCGGACTCCTGCCCTACCCCGCCTACCAGCCGTTCACCGAGAACCCGCTCGCCTGGGCGAGCAACCTGCTGCTGCCGTGGACCGCGCTCGCCCTGCTCTACGCCGCCATGTACGCCCGCCAGAGCCGCGGTTCGATGATCGAGGCGATGGCCGAGCCGTACATCCGTACCGCCCGCGCCAAGGGCATGCCCGAGCGCACCGTCGTCGTCAAACACGGACTGCGCTCCGGAATGACCCCGATCCTGACCATTTTCGGTATGGACCTCGGCGGCCTGCTCGCCGGAGCCGTCATCACCGAGTCCATCTTCGGACTCCCCGGCATCGGGCGGCTGTTCTACGGGGCGCTCGTCAGCTCGGACCAGCCCGTCGTGCTCGGGGTCACCCTCCTCGCCGCCTTCTTCATCGTCGTCGCGAACCTCGCCGTCGACCTCCTGTACGCCGTCATCGACCCGAGGGTGAGGTACTGATGCCCCCGCCGCCCCAGACGTCCCTGCCATCCCAAGCGTCCCGGCCGTCCCAGACGCCCAAGGCGCCCCTGCTCCAGGTGCGCGACCTGCGCGTCACCTTCACCACCCCGCGAGGCTCCGTACGCGCCGTCGACTCCCTCGGCTTCACCGTCGAGGCGGGCCGGACCCTGGGCATCGTCGGCGAATCCGGCTCCGGCAAGTCCGTCACCTCCCTCGCCGTGATGGGACTGCACCGGGGGGCCGAGATCGGCGGCTCCGTCGCCCTCGACGGGCAGGAGCTGACCACCAAGTCGGAGAAGGAGCTCTCCAAGCTGCGCGGCCGCAAGATGGCCATGATCTTCCAGGACCCGCTCTCCAGCCTGCACCCCTACTACACGGTCGGCGAGCAGATCGCCGAGCACTTCCGGGTCCACTTCAGGGCCGGCCGGGCCGCCGCGAAACGGCGCGCGGTCGACATGCTCGGCGAGGTCGGCATCCCGGAACCGGCCCGCCGGGC contains these protein-coding regions:
- a CDS encoding proline racemase family protein, whose product is MRTRHIYHAVDSHTEGMPTRVITGGVGVIPGATMAAKRLHFIEHLDHIRTLLMYEPRGHSAMSGAILQPPTRPDADYGVVFIEVSGLLPMCGHGTIGVATVLVETGMVPVVEPVTTVRLDTPAGLVSVDVLVEDGAATAVTLTNVPSFSVGLDLKAEVPGYGTVTYDLAYGGNFYAFVELDSLGLPFDRERKEDLIAAGLAVMDAINASDDRPTHPENPAIGGVKHVYLAAPGSDAHRSRHAMAIHPGWFDRSPCGTGTSARMAQLHARGLLPLDTDFVNESFIGTEFTGRLVGETTVAGIPAVVPTVTGRAWITGTAQYFLDPSDPFPGGFLL
- a CDS encoding proline racemase family protein, with the protein product MTATPESAPASASASAPTVVRTADYHTAGEPFRIVDTLDTFSGGLPPAPGDTVAERCATAIGPGGSGTAPRRGALDDVRRLLVQEPRGHAGMYGGFVVPPDDDGAHFGVLFWHKDGYSTACGHGTMALGAWAVDTGRVPAPADGDVPVRIDVPSGRVGATVHRAGGRTTGVTFRNVPARTSARKVPVATTLGLAEVDIAHAGACYASVAARDLGLEVTRACLPSLARAGVEIRAALATHPGTWHPGGPLLSGVYGVIFYEELPDTPFGPHQRNVTVFADGQIDRSPCGSGTSARLALLAEDGRLGAGDDLLHESVTGTVFTGRVASATPAGLVTEVTGAAYRTGEHTFTVDPYDALGTGFLL
- a CDS encoding ornithine cyclodeaminase family protein — translated: MTRNAGIRQFSAAETAGLLGPAAAADALAGVLRAGLDPEGCPPRGAVAVPGGGELLVMPAAAGAYAGVKIAGVAPGNPARGLPRITGTYLLLDGPTLHPLALFDGAALTTLRTPAVSALALRHLVPDGRPLRLLLFGSGPQAYGHLEAVLATRRLAEVVVVARTGSPKSAEGAGKLAAHARGLGVPAREGVAAEVADADLVICCTTAREPLFDGRLIAPGATVVAVGSHEPEAREVDTALVRRAAVYVESRAAALREAGDLLVPEAEGAIGPGHITGTLAELVAGRLAVGAAASCPQLFKSVGMAWEDLAVAVALFEAAGGGVQ
- a CDS encoding GntR family transcriptional regulator — protein: MGDLKQHSLIKAQERLRDQVGHALRAALIAGELRPGSVYSAPGLAAELGVSATPVREAMLDLAREGLVEPVRNKGFRITEVSERDLDQYTELRTMIEVPTIGRITKIATPAQLEALRPIAEEIVTSAREHNLIGYLEADRRFHLSLLALAGNDRLVETVGDLRKRSRLYGLTGLDEAGKLVSSAEEHIELLDLMLTGDSEAAEACMTRHLGHVRSLWAQGRDEPVGRTPGGLGSGALGSTG
- a CDS encoding ABC transporter substrate-binding protein, producing the protein MTKRTQLALATALVAVLALGASGCSDPKKGSAGGGGASNPAAANDGKILGGTPVKGGTLTVLSNQDFAHLDPARNWVMPTMDFGTRLLYRTLVTFKAEPGKGGSELVPDLATDLGTPSNGGRTWTFTLKEGLKYEDGSAIRAQDIKYNVERSFAPDLTGGPDYAAQYLAGTDGYKGPLQGKHLDSVKTPDDRTIVFELKRPVAEFSATATLPTFAPVPEAQEKGTQYDARPFSSGPYKIESYDRDKKLVLVRNEHWDAKTDTVRKAYPDKFVVVMGLKGGQIDDRIIASEGADGSSVQWSDMRPESAPKVLPKPEIKQRLLAESQGCTEMLQMNNSRAPFDDPKVREAMQYAIDKEAVITADGGPALNEVATAYLPPALSGGKQADTLKIAPSGDPAKAKELLKAAGKETLKVSLAVSTGDKGQAEAVQQSLGRAGIEVVIDTVDPGAYYDVIGDTTTAPDLVLSGWCPDYPSGSTFLPFVFDGRTIKAKGNSGNYSQFRDDATMKRIDEINAMADAKQANQAWIDLDAELMKKSPAVPVLLERKPLLVGTNIAGAFGHPVWVGQIDYATVGLKDPAKSQNQG
- a CDS encoding ABC transporter permease produces the protein MTAAIAAPSKDAAAVAEVPPGSSPWQLARRELRRRPAVRVSLCVVLLFVLMAATAPWLGALGGWSPEEFDKSAIDPYLGGQPLGSFGGISPEHWLGVEPVTGRDLFARVVSGAQVSLLIAFAATAIVVITGTAAGIAAGYFGGRTDAVLSRLMDLTMSFPSLIFMIAMLSVAKDVNRILLMTAVIGLFGWPGVARVVRGQALSLRHREYVDAARVGGASSWRILTRDILPGVSGPVIAYTTLLIPGMISTEAALSYLGVGVRPPTPSWGQMIAESVAFYETDPMYFVIPSLFLFLAVLAFTLLGDALRDILDPRGART
- a CDS encoding ABC transporter permease; the protein is MILYFLRRVLALAGVLLAIAAVTFLIFYVLPSDPAAAACGKTCSAERLADVRAYLGLDRPLWSQFGDFLTGIFTGRTLGTGQYAVQCDFPCLGYSYENSLPVWDLLMDRLPVSASLAVGAAALWLVLGLGAGVTAALRKDTATDKVLMVGAVAAASLPVYFTSVMLIYGVIRIAGLLPYPAYQPFTENPLAWASNLLLPWTALALLYAAMYARQSRGSMIEAMAEPYIRTARAKGMPERTVVVKHGLRSGMTPILTIFGMDLGGLLAGAVITESIFGLPGIGRLFYGALVSSDQPVVLGVTLLAAFFIVVANLAVDLLYAVIDPRVRY